From the Rhea pennata isolate bPtePen1 chromosome 1, bPtePen1.pri, whole genome shotgun sequence genome, the window GAGGGTGCAACATTCCAGGAGGCTGAGTCTATGGGGACAGTCATCCATCGCCCTACCCTATTTGTCCTGCACACTATAGATGTTTAGCCACACACTGGCTTAAATAGGCCTTGTGTGGCCTTTTTACACTTAAGAGCCTTAACAATAGCATCAAGGCAATATTAATATTACATAGGCAGAGACTTGCTTGCTGAACCACGAGTTTGTAGTTTGGTAGGTAccaatttaaaattacttggTTAAGGCTTAGAAGCTGTTAAACTGCTGGCTGGTTTGATCACAAAGGTTATTACATTGTAACTCGGATGAAGGACGAAGTCACTGAGGAGAAATAAGGCATGGGTGTAACATTGTAGTATAAGTGTaatccctgctgcagggagcatTTATATTTTAGGACAGCAACAGTGTAAAGAGCTTCACCAAAATATCTCTGGAAATTGTACTAGGAGGAAGGAGAGTTGTTGTTCTGCACAGATATATCAGCTCTACCTCTTCCATTTGTCTCAGAATGACTGACCACTGGACTCAGCTGCAGCAGACAGAGCAGCCCATTAACCATATTAGTGTGGTCAGCTCTCATGCTAATGCTTGAAAAGACCAACTGCAATGTTACTTCTCATTATTGCAAACATACCTAAATATAACCTGGAGCTCATTTTCTGGGGAACAAGTACTGGCAGGTCCTAAACTGGAGATGGGAACATTTGATATCTCTCAGGTGCAGAGCCAGCTGTTGGCTGTTTTTCATATGTCTCCTTGCTTTTGCCATGGGATCTTAATAGATAACTGCAGAAGTTGGAGAGAGATAGGTATCTGGGTGGAAGTGGCTTGAAGAGTTTGGATTATGATCTTGTGCACGTTTGAACATAGTGTGGCCTGCTGGAGTTCCCACAAGGTGAGGAGGCTTAAAGTTATTTAGATATGGCCAATGTTACAATGATGCCCACTTAAAAGCTCTCCAGTGAGCCTAGTGTCATTATCCTCCTCCTCTAATGAATGATAAAGTCTTCTTTCTTCCAGCCACCTTATTAGGAAAACCAAACTGCTTCCTAGTGCCTAAAACAGGATTATTCACTTTCCTCACTTGCTCATCAAGGGCAGAAATTGCCATTCctttacttacttacttatttattcacttatttATTGTAATCTATTACATTTTGCTCTTTGCCTTACTACATCCCTCATTTCCTTCTAATCCATCTGTTCTGACTGCACAGCAATCTCTTGGTAAAAGTGCCAAAATGCAGCTTAACTTTCCTGAATTTTGGTTctacatatttttattccacATGAAGAACACACAGATTTTATGCAGTGATTTTGTACTGCCgaagttattttccttctttgttgcAAAGCCATTAGAAAGGACAGAGCTGAGCTTCTGCCAGAGTCAGGGAGcttttgcagttattttagtttattttaggATGGTAGTCTGTAACTGTTGTAGATTCAAAACTGCTACATATGCTAGTAACTGTCCTTGTTGGGAAAGGGGAGAGTGTAGCAGCCTctacaagaaaagcaaagcaaacagctgGGATGGTGACCATTTTACCCTCCTTAATTTCAGCCACCAGTAAACATTAGTTGACACTTCATGAAACCACAGCTGGAGGCTGGAGTATTTAAATCTCCCTCAATtaagtaaatgtttttaagtTTGAAATAACAAGAGTAGGTAGGAATAATTTTCATATTGCTGATATACCACTAATGCCCTATGTCCCCCTTCATCTTGAGATGCCATGAAGTCTTGGTAGCTGGGTAAATGTCATCTCTTAATGTTACTagtttattttgctatttaatgAAGTCTCCAGAAAGTTTCATCCATtgattttggaaggaaaacaggatgcaagttaaaaaaaaatatatagatatagatattaTTTTACTTCAAGTTTTGCTGATTCATGAAAGTATATCTTCAATCCTAATTAATTTATTCCAATCCTGTATTCTTATCTTGtattatataattttttatatttttatttagataatTATTAAAACAAGTCCCCCTCCCCCACAATATCCCAATTCAACTAGTTCTTCTCTCAGTCATCTTTCTGTTGAAGTATTGCAGAGCTCAGGAACACCTTTTCTGCAAACTCTTGTATTATATTTTCCCCTCTAAGTGAAGAATGCAATTTTgactttattattttcattcagcTTCATATCCACTGAAGCCTGATTACACAGTGACTAAAAGATTTTCACATTATATACACATTTAGTATAGataaaacagtgattttaaatgaaacaatgaGACAAAAATAAGATTACACTTTCCTAAAACTATATATtcataaaatctgaaattgttATTTCTAATATCTACTTAAATACCGTGTTTACATTATAACTTATACCTGGTGGTATCAAAGAAAATGGGAGCACAAGGCCAGAGTAGAATGCTGTGTGATTCTTAAGTAACTATAAAATACAATGGAAAATATACTTGGTCATAATCAGGTAAAGattaatgaaatttttattcGAGGGCTCCATTTTCTTCAGCATATTGCATCATCTTCAACCAGATGTCAATATTGATTGCACCCTTCCTGGTTCTTTAGGAACACACTGTGGCCTATCTAGTTAAACTCAGGTACTTACAAAGGGCTCCAGCTGTTGTCCTAAAAACAATTCCTTGTTTCTGTGAGGAGCATAAAATGCTCATCattaaggaaaagcttttttttaattatttttttccttttttatttatttttttaaacaggaagaTTAAGAATGGCTTTAAATAAGTCTTTGTGTAGATTAACTGTGTGAggtgttatttaaaaaaatagaatactGTGGTTGTACATTCTATTACTACTAGAGAAAGCATACAGCAAGATTACATTCTCTGGGCAGCAAGAGCAAAACTTCATAACTGCTGCATTTTCTGTCTTAAAttaccagaaaaacaaagatataaTTTCAGTAAATATCACCAGTAGTTTAGGAGATTAGTTTTTTACAAAGATGCCGTATTATAATAAAACTTATCAGTTGacagtttatttaaattaaaatccatcgtggaaaaaaaatagcttggtTTACCTAATAATTGGTaaagaaattcacagaaaaaaaacaaacaaaggggaaaaaagcatgtaAAGCAGTAGAATAAGCTTGCCTCCCTTCTGCTGAAATTCcaggaagacaaaataaaacaatcacaTCTTAATGAATACTCAGACATTAACAAATTGTTTATGGCTCTATAGTAAGAGTAATAGGAGGCTGTATGAGACACTATTTCAATAGACTTTAGCGTTTTAGGAGGTAAAACACATGGTCAAAGGAGCCGGTTCTTAATCCATATTCAGAGCTGAAAGAGGAGTTTGTGTTACTTCCTCCTCTTCAAAATCAATTTAAACTGCCAAAATAAGTTTAATTTACCAGATTTCGACTTTGATTCCAAGAAAACCCTCTAAAGAATCAGATTTAATAGTTGCTGTAACATTTTAGTccaaaggaaatttttaatttgcaaggaaaaacaaaagtttctcTCCTCAGAggtctctccagcagcagcacacgGGATTTATCGCTTCTCCTTTAGCCCAGCTCGCGTGCCTGCCGCTAGAAACTCTACCGATCGCAAGTACCTTGTGTTCTCTTCCCTCACCGGGGAAACGGAGCGATTTGGTGGCAGAAATTACGAGGAAAATACACTTTTGTTAGTCCAAAGAAACACAAATCGAGCACACCGAAGGGCTCCCCGGCCGTGCCGCGGGGCGGGCTCTGTAACGCACCAATCACCGCGCGGCTCCTCGCTAAAAATACGAGCATCTGACCCGCGCCAGCCCAATTGTGTTCGCCTGCTCCGCAGAGGACGCCTGCCGCGATGTCCGAGaccgctcccgccgccgcgcccgatgcgcccgcgcccggcgccaAGGCTGCCGCCAAGAAGCCGAAgaaggcggcgggcggctccaAAGCCCGCAAGCCCTCGGGCCCCAGCGTCACCGAGCTGATCACCAAGGCCGTGTCCGCCTCCAAGGAGCGCAAGGGGCTCTCCCTGGCCGCCCTCAAGAAGGCGCTGGCGGCCGGCGGCTACGATGTGGAGAAGAACAACAGCCGCATCAAGCTGGGGCTCAAGAGCCTCGTCAGCAAGGGCACCCTGGTGCAGACCAAGGGCACCGGCGCCTCCGGCTCTTTTCGGCTTAACAAAAAGCCCggagaagtgaaagaaaaagcccCGAAGAAGCGGGCAGCGGCAGCCAAGCCCAAGAAGCCGGCAGCCAAGAAGCCAGCGAGCGCCGCCAAGAAGCCTAAGAAGGCAGCGGCAGTGAAGAAGAGCCCCAAGAAAGCCAAGAagccggcggccgccgcagccAAGAAAGCGGCCAAGAGCCCCAAGAAGGCAGCCAAGGCTGGCCGCCCCAAGAAGGCAGCGAAGAGTCCGGCCAAGGCGAAAGCGGTGAAGCCGAAGGCTGCTAAGCCCAAGGCGGCCAAGCCTAAAGCAGCCAAGACAAAGAAGGCGGCACCCAAGAAGAAGTAAATGATACTGGAAGAGTCCTGCTCTACACGTTTTGTTATCCAACGGCTCTTTTAAGAGCCACCCACACTATCCCTAAAGGAGCTGAGGCACCAAAGTCGTCAGTAACCTGCAGCAAGGATAACCTGCAGCAACCTATAATTCGTAAGTCGCCCGAGGTTAaatgtatctttatttttttttctttcccttttttctccctacGAGTACTGAAACAAAAACTAACATGCACGGTATAGCGCGGCGGCTTTAGGGAAGTGCagatatttgcatatatatatttcctttaatttttttttttttttttttttttgaggagtaATTCGGTTGACTTTACcaggaagaaaagttttataGTAATTTGATGtcacttttttaatgtattttgtaacaAAAGTAGTGCAGTTGTCAGGCACGCTACTACTGAGCCATGTATAATCCATTGTATTTCTAAGGTGTTgcctttaaatgtttttgtctATTCGTATGGGGGGATGAAGGGGGAGAGGAACCTCACCGACCAGGAAACATCACTGAGCTCTCCTAACCTTTGTTCCTGTTGAAAAAAGAGGTATTGGAAAAGCCCGCCCTGACCAAGGATTGGCCAGAGGAGAGCCCAGCCCGCTACCCCTTCTCCCGGCACCCTTCCTCCCCGAAGAAGATCACGCCTTACGTCTCCGGGCTGATTCGGCCTCTCGCAcgggagggaaaggggaggaggggaatgacggggggcggagggggcggaGGCGCTCACGGTAACGCATTGCTCCAGTGTTCTGTGATTTAAGAGCTGATTGTGTCATATCGCATACCAGAAGGAACTTTCGTTGGCTGGGCATTCTGGCAcggttttattttactgaaaaggtTGAAAACACTGTTATTTTCTCAAGCCAAATGTTCCGATaataaaagtatgaaaaaaaagagaaagaaagaaaacagcacgGGTTGAGTAATTCATATGCAACTGAGTAAATATACTGTAGAAAACTTAAGTCTTTCGTGAACGTTGTGGACGGCTTTGAAAAGAGTATTTACATTATATTCATCAGGAGATACAACAGGTTTCTTACGGTTGTATTCACTTGGCCTTAGCCTTGTGGCTGTCGGTCTTCTTGGGCAGCAGCACCGCCTGGATGTTGGGCAGCACGCCGCCCTGCGCGATCGTCACCTTGCCCAGCAGCTTGTTGAGCTCCTCGTCGTTGCGGATGGCCAGCTGCAGGTGGCGCGGGATGATGCGCGTCTTCTTGTTGTCGCGCGCCGCGTTGCCCGCCAGCTCCAGGATCTCGGCCGTCAGGTACTCCAGCACGGCCGCCAGGTACACGGGGGCGCCGGCGCCCACCCGCTCCGCGTAGTTGCCCTTGCGCAGCAGCCGGTGCACGCGGCCCACGGGGAACTGGAGGCCGGCCCGCGACGAGCGCGACTTGGCCTTGGCCCGCGCCTTCCCGCCCTGCTTCTCGCGGCCAGACGTCCTGCGtccgcggagccgggccggccGCCTGCACCGCTCGCCTCCAGGCGCGCCGGGGCCagcggcgccgctcgccgcaGGGTGAGCAGCAGGTCTTGGCGGCGCAGCCAGGGGGCAGGCGGATCGGCCTCCGACCAGTGCGGCGCGTCGAGAGCGGCGTTGTGACGCCCCCGTCTTCCACTGACCAATGGCAGCGTGCGGGCGGAATGCTGCTGATTTGCATAGCGCAGCTATAAATAGCGgagggcggcggtggcggccgcTGCACTGCTGGGCGCGCGGCAAGAGCTGCTGGTGCGGGGGGCGCAGTAGCGAGCGGTCGCGATGCCTGAGCCAGCCAAGTCGGCGCCCGCGCCCAAGAAGGGCTCCAAGAAGGCGGTGACCAAGACGCCGAAGAAGGGCGACAAGAAGCGCAAGAAGAGCCGCAAGGAGAGCTACTCCATCTACGTGTACAAGGTGCTGAAGCAGGTGCACCCAGACACGGGCATCTCCTCCAAGGCCATGGGCATCATGAACTCCTTCGTCAACGACATCTTCGAGCGCATCGCCGGCGAGGCGTCACGCCTGGCGCACTACAACAAGCGCTCGACCATCACGTCGCGGGAGATCCAGACGGCTgtgcggctgctgctgcctggcgAGCTGGCCAAGCACGCCGTGTCTGAGGGCACCAAGGCCGTCACCAAGTACACGAGCTCCAAGTAGAGCTGTTCACACTGTCAATTTTAACCCAAAGGTTCTTTTAAGAGCCACCCACATTTCATTTAAAGGGCTGTATGATCTATCTTCGAGTAGATGAAAGAAATTATGGTTTTCATCATGTGCCTTTGCAGTCTGTTTACAGAAGTAAGTGAGAATTACTGATGAAGAGTAACtcaatttctgcaaaataatacCCAGTTTCATGGCCTTTTATCTCAGCAACCAATGTCTAGAAGTAACTAAAGCTAGCATAGAACTGTACAACTGAATAATACAGTATTGTATCTATGTATATGCTACACACTTTCTCAATAGCACCAATGAgttctcagtttattttctattttaagattGTAGTGTGTATATACTGTACACCATATCCCAATCAGTAcacctgtattttattttttaacctgttttAAGTTATATCCAATGTAAACCGGGTGGAAAAAATACCTTTGCAGTTCTTAGGCAAGAATATTTCTTCTAGGAAATATTGCTTCTATGAaagaatacatacatacatacataatgTTTTTATCTAGGAAAGATAGTAACAGCCTAACAAAATCTACCATTTGAGGGTGCCATAATCTTCCCTATTTTCTTTAGCAGAGATAAAGGAGGGGACCATAAATTCTCTGCTGTAAAATTGTTTCTAAACTGTTAAAAAAGGTTATATTTTTCTCAGTGAGCTGTTACTAGAGATAAAATTGGAAAGAGATTAATTTTTGGGAAGAATACAGGAACCCTCGATATTTGACAAGCTTATAGTGATCAGTACAACACAGAAGTCCTTTTCAAAAGTGACTACTTGCCTTTAGCATTTTTCTTGATAATTCTGCTTATGTggattttaaagtgatttaCCCAAAGAGCACAGCTCCTCTTTAAAGGACCTGAAAAACTGAGGTAGTGAATGCCTTTTTTACCTCAGTCTGTACTGATAAGATCAGTCCTGGAGAACAGAGAGGAAGTCTGGAGGAAAGAAGACATTCCCTTGATGGAGCAGGATCTGGTTAGGCATCGTAGCAAAACGGATATGTACAAGTCCATGGGCTCTTTTTAGGCATGAGATATATGCATGAGTGCTGAGGTAGCTGACTGATGTTACTGCAAGGCCACACccaatcatctttgaaaggttatAAAAATCAGGGAAGGTGCCTGAGGAGtgtaagaaagcaaatgttattctaatcttcaaaaagggcaagagagaggacccaggaaattacaggccagtcaACATCACCCTGGGAAGATGATGGGACAGCTTATTCTGTATATTATTTTCCAATTCCAgggaggacaagaaggtgatcaggagtagttaGTACAGATTCACAAGGGGGAAACCATGCTTAACCAACGTGATAGCCTTCTATAATGTAATGATTGGCTGAGTAGGTGAGGGAGTACAGGGGATGTTACCtgctttgacttcagtaaggcttttgacactgtcccCCGTgacatcctcataggcaagtTGATGAAGTATGAactagatgagcagacagtaAGGTGAACTGAAAAATGGCTGAATGGCCAAGCTCAGAGGACTGTGATCAGTGGCACCAAGTCCAGATGGATGCCAGTAACTAGCAATTTACCCCAGGGGGTCAATATTGGGTCCAATCCTGTTCAAAttactcatcagtgacctagatgaagggatagagtgcaccctcagcaagtttgctcaTGATagaaaactgggaggagtggctgatataccagagggctgtgctgccatttagagAGACTTGGATAGGCTGGAGAAATAGGCAAAGAGGAACCTTATCAAGTTCAGTAAAGAGAAGTGTGAAATCTTGCAGTTAGGGAGAAATAATGgcatgcaccagtacagaccAAGTGTTAACCTTCTGGAGAAGaagccctgcagagaaggacatgtgggagtcctggtggacaccgAGTTGACCATGAGTCAACAATGTccctttgtggccaagaaggctgatggtatcctggggtgcattaagaagagCATTGACAGAAGACTGCAGGAGGCTGAATGAAtcctctccctctgctcagccctggtgatACCACATCTGGAGTGCCAGGTCCAGCCTGGGCTCCCTAATACAAGAGAGActtggagctactggagtgagtccagtgaagggctactaagatgagTCAGGGactagagcatctctcatatgagagCTTGGCctgtttaacctggagaagagaagactgaaggaggatcttatcaatgtgtataaattcTTCAAGGGAAGGTGTAAAGAGGATGAGGTCAgtctcttctcagtggtgcccagtagtaggatgagaggcaacagcacaaactgaaacacaggaagttctgtatGAACATaaagaaaacctttttattATTAGGATGTCTGAGCACAGGAATAGGTTGCCTAGAGATGCTGTGGAGTCTGGACAAtatcctgggcaatgtgctctaggtgactctgcttaAGCA encodes:
- the LOC134146213 gene encoding histone H1.01, with the protein product MSETAPAAAPDAPAPGAKAAAKKPKKAAGGSKARKPSGPSVTELITKAVSASKERKGLSLAALKKALAAGGYDVEKNNSRIKLGLKSLVSKGTLVQTKGTGASGSFRLNKKPGEVKEKAPKKRAAAAKPKKPAAKKPASAAKKPKKAAAVKKSPKKAKKPAAAAAKKAAKSPKKAAKAGRPKKAAKSPAKAKAVKPKAAKPKAAKPKAAKTKKAAPKKK
- the LOC134142714 gene encoding histone H2A-IV-like → MQISSIPPARCHWTSGREKQGGKARAKAKSRSSRAGLQFPVGRVHRLLRKGNYAERVGAGAPVYLAAVLEYLTAEILELAGNAARDNKKTRIIPRHLQLAIRNDEELNKLLGKVTIAQGGVLPNIQAVLLPKKTDSHKAKAK
- the LOC134136654 gene encoding histone H2B 1/2/3/4/6-like; translated protein: MPEPAKSAPAPKKGSKKAVTKTPKKGDKKRKKSRKESYSIYVYKVLKQVHPDTGISSKAMGIMNSFVNDIFERIAGEASRLAHYNKRSTITSREIQTAVRLLLPGELAKHAVSEGTKAVTKYTSSK